A stretch of Clostridium sp. BJN0001 DNA encodes these proteins:
- a CDS encoding SprT family zinc-dependent metalloprotease — protein MKLGFQYGTRYINFNVAYRDRKTITIEVEPSGEVNVISPINATEEIILKKVKSKAKWIVQKQYEVKNINVNKIRREAVNGESYLYLGRAYSLQLIYDENAENINVRLLRGQFTVTTYTKDQDKIKLALENWYRNKALKKVKERVKYYGSYFKDKVTDVRVKEQKKRWASCTKNNELLFNWRCVMAPSNILDYIVVHEMCHMHYKSHSKEFWDNVCSVLNDYEYRKEWLKNNGIKLDV, from the coding sequence ATGAAATTAGGATTTCAATATGGAACTAGGTATATAAATTTTAATGTTGCATATAGGGACAGAAAAACAATTACAATAGAAGTAGAACCAAGTGGAGAAGTTAATGTTATTTCTCCTATAAATGCAACAGAAGAAATTATATTGAAAAAAGTAAAATCAAAAGCAAAGTGGATAGTTCAGAAGCAGTATGAAGTGAAAAATATTAATGTTAATAAGATTAGAAGAGAAGCAGTAAATGGAGAATCTTATTTATATCTAGGAAGAGCCTATTCGCTTCAATTGATTTATGATGAAAATGCTGAAAACATTAATGTGAGGCTACTCAGGGGACAATTTACTGTTACGACTTATACTAAAGATCAGGATAAAATAAAATTAGCCTTAGAGAATTGGTACAGGAATAAGGCATTAAAAAAAGTAAAAGAAAGAGTAAAATATTATGGAAGTTATTTTAAAGATAAAGTAACTGATGTAAGAGTTAAAGAGCAAAAGAAGAGATGGGCTAGTTGTACAAAAAATAATGAGTTACTGTTTAACTGGAGATGTGTTATGGCTCCTTCAAACATACTTGATTATATAGTAGTTCATGAAATGTGCCACATGCACTATAAGAGCCATTCTAAGGAATTCTGGGATAATGTGTGCTCTGTATTAAATGATTATGAATATAGAAAAGAGTGGCTTAAAAATAATGGTATAAAATTAGATGTGTAA
- a CDS encoding helix-turn-helix transcriptional regulator, translating into MFKLTLGERLKTARKFRGLTQDGLADKIGTSRGVITNIEHNKIEMPQSLIINALCDTLKIDQEWLIKGIGQMESSESIRSSKVLSEIYSLAKELSNEEQLYILDVIKTYRNHFNPKVCE; encoded by the coding sequence GTGTTTAAATTGACTTTAGGTGAAAGATTAAAAACTGCTCGTAAATTCAGAGGTTTAACACAAGATGGGCTTGCAGATAAAATTGGAACATCACGAGGTGTAATTACCAATATTGAACATAATAAAATTGAAATGCCTCAGTCTTTAATTATCAATGCTTTATGTGATACTTTAAAAATAGATCAAGAATGGTTAATTAAAGGAATTGGCCAAATGGAGAGTTCAGAATCTATCAGAAGTTCTAAAGTTTTGTCTGAAATATATTCACTTGCTAAAGAATTGTCAAATGAAGAGCAGTTATATATCCTTGATGTAATAAAAACCTACAGAAATCATTTTAATCCAAAAGTGTGTGAATAA
- a CDS encoding phage/plasmid replication protein yields MDTLVIGLPLYIPTTYFKKCGLKWRSFKNKKRSKGFFLNYKGIHFQYCYSPYFCYFTISVSVTKFLYGANFMVLNSSDIEKLCLEINYILKEIFISLNDKDKVAALTNIKKWNLTRIDLVANFTCADDNVKKNTLDILKKLDYPYLKKKSFDTGFSARNNSICLNVYNKNAEVAYRKKTRNMNDKNNILEKNLLRFEIQLKKNSIKSLVNKGLLPGKKLEDLLCNLNNLNHIFRHYLDKYGISKKFLSKSGLNLFVKNLLKTNKITSKEFNNINSIFIDQNKEVCKNTKRKYIKILNKYNISHIFSDVSLKNKLVFTNFELFKNDQLKSPSNHKIKILIYFYYINLFAKKYYRKTQPKILINLTRPFKLVEIFDDS; encoded by the coding sequence TTGGACACTCTTGTTATCGGATTACCATTATATATTCCAACGACATACTTTAAAAAATGCGGCTTAAAATGGAGAAGTTTTAAAAACAAAAAAAGATCCAAGGGTTTTTTCTTGAATTATAAGGGCATTCATTTTCAATATTGTTATTCACCTTATTTTTGTTATTTTACAATCTCTGTATCTGTAACAAAATTTTTATATGGAGCAAACTTTATGGTTTTAAATTCTTCTGACATTGAAAAATTATGTTTAGAAATTAATTATATACTTAAAGAAATTTTTATTTCTCTAAATGATAAAGACAAAGTTGCTGCTTTAACAAACATTAAAAAATGGAATTTAACTAGAATTGACCTTGTAGCAAATTTTACATGTGCAGATGATAATGTTAAAAAAAACACTTTAGATATATTAAAGAAATTAGATTATCCTTATTTAAAAAAGAAAAGTTTTGATACTGGGTTTAGTGCTAGAAATAACTCTATTTGTCTAAATGTTTATAACAAAAATGCAGAGGTTGCTTACAGAAAGAAAACTCGTAATATGAACGATAAGAATAATATTTTAGAAAAGAATTTGCTACGCTTTGAAATACAATTAAAGAAGAATAGCATAAAATCTTTGGTTAACAAGGGGCTTCTTCCTGGAAAGAAACTTGAAGACCTTTTATGCAATTTAAATAATCTAAATCATATATTCAGGCACTATTTGGACAAATATGGTATTTCAAAAAAATTCCTTTCGAAATCCGGATTAAATTTATTTGTAAAAAATTTATTAAAAACAAATAAAATAACTTCTAAAGAATTTAATAACATTAACTCCATATTTATAGATCAAAATAAAGAAGTGTGTAAAAATACAAAAAGAAAATATATAAAAATACTTAATAAATACAATATAAGCCATATATTTTCAGACGTTTCTTTAAAAAACAAATTGGTTTTTACTAATTTTGAACTTTTTAAAAACGACCAGTTAAAAAGTCCTTCTAACCATAAAATAAAAATCTTAATTTACTTTTATTATATAAATTTATTTGCAAAAAAATATTATAGAAAAACACAACCGAAAATTTTAATTAATTTAACTCGACCATTTAAATTAGTTGAAATTTTCGATGATAGTTAA
- a CDS encoding recombinase family protein, with protein MKMKELLNKLEELDFVTSDFYTSSYYKDNNESDIKIGIYARISKKNSEVIEQQIKAIEIFLEKKVKLDLETMIIKYFDDGFSGTSGGREGYSNMMRDLKLGKINVVVTTNIDRFGRASENIIMDIYPEGIIKYLYISLDNKVINAPGNMHYIKQKAMAADDYAKICSEKARRGLETRVYQGSTISSKPAYGYKIEYDKITGLRKYVLGKYEEVEVVKHIFESYLCGQTLGDIARDLMNKLITSPTGNSRWNKSTIESILKNPLYAGQIYHMRYKKQEYVYYGDGKKVRRTEEKEWIKCGEFNGIIDIQTYNTIQSMLNENKSTKSNKSKKRTFTGVLKCGDCGRALQYKEKWKGYKCSGSQFKEGNCSTHFVKEDELWSLTLDKINQKIERNIELINKNVSEMIKIDNGVKQKYELIEKNNKKIGNANHRMGKLYFEEENKYINELIKDIEEEITKIQKQNDKLKQKILEDELMRESMLSILNNIGEYIKRENFIVKLFFKEIKVYQDNKIELIWRC; from the coding sequence ATGAAGATGAAAGAATTACTAAATAAGTTAGAAGAATTGGATTTTGTTACAAGTGATTTTTACACTTCTTCCTATTATAAAGATAATAATGAAAGTGATATTAAAATCGGAATATATGCGAGAATATCAAAGAAGAATTCAGAGGTGATTGAACAACAAATAAAAGCAATAGAAATATTTTTAGAAAAAAAAGTGAAGTTGGATCTAGAAACTATGATAATAAAATATTTTGATGATGGATTTTCAGGTACTTCTGGAGGAAGAGAAGGCTATAGTAATATGATGAGAGATTTGAAATTAGGAAAAATAAATGTTGTTGTAACAACTAATATAGACAGGTTTGGAAGAGCATCAGAGAATATAATAATGGATATTTATCCTGAAGGGATTATAAAATATCTTTATATTAGCCTTGATAATAAAGTAATTAATGCACCAGGTAATATGCATTATATAAAGCAAAAAGCCATGGCTGCTGATGATTATGCTAAAATTTGTAGTGAAAAAGCAAGACGAGGTTTAGAAACAAGGGTGTATCAGGGATCTACCATTAGTTCTAAGCCAGCATATGGTTATAAAATAGAATACGATAAGATAACAGGACTAAGAAAATATGTTCTTGGAAAATATGAAGAAGTTGAAGTTGTAAAACATATATTTGAAAGTTATTTATGTGGACAAACATTAGGAGATATAGCAAGAGATTTAATGAATAAATTAATAACAAGTCCTACAGGGAATAGTAGATGGAATAAATCTACTATAGAAAGTATATTGAAAAATCCATTATACGCTGGACAAATATATCACATGCGTTATAAAAAGCAAGAGTATGTGTATTATGGAGATGGAAAAAAAGTTAGAAGAACAGAAGAAAAAGAATGGATAAAATGTGGTGAATTTAATGGAATTATTGATATCCAAACTTATAATACAATTCAAAGCATGTTAAATGAAAATAAAAGTACTAAGAGTAATAAATCTAAAAAAAGAACATTTACAGGAGTATTGAAATGTGGGGATTGTGGTAGAGCATTACAATATAAGGAAAAGTGGAAAGGATATAAGTGCTCTGGTAGTCAATTCAAAGAAGGCAATTGTTCAACTCATTTTGTTAAAGAAGATGAATTGTGGAGTTTGACTTTAGATAAAATTAATCAAAAAATAGAAAGAAACATAGAATTAATTAATAAAAATGTAAGCGAGATGATTAAAATTGATAATGGTGTTAAACAAAAGTATGAATTAATAGAAAAAAATAATAAAAAAATAGGTAATGCAAATCATAGAATGGGAAAATTATATTTTGAAGAAGAGAATAAGTATATAAACGAACTAATAAAAGATATAGAAGAGGAAATTACCAAAATACAAAAACAAAATGATAAATTAAAACAAAAGATACTTGAAGATGAATTAATGAGAGAGAGCATGTTATCAATTTTAAACAATATAGGTGAATATATTAAAAGAGAAAATTTTATTGTTAAATTGTTTTTTAAAGAAATTAAGGTATATCAAGATAATAAAATAGAATTGATTTGGAGATGTTAA
- a CDS encoding AAA family ATPase — MKDVFIRLQEIKINNFKNVEKGSIAFQNFNNIKKNMETYLSDVLGIYGQNGSGKTALVDSMALLKEVMSGNKLNKNIINLINSKSDAATLEFTFLIKHKNEKFLVYYTFEIRKRKRDGVVDTNKAEEISIEISKESLCYSSLVDGKWKNKIKIIEYDVDDNSVFKPICRYNELINLDEENGINLRVAKKFAQKDSTSFIFNKESIKVFENFKSTTDYTNVIKSLNYFAQVNLFTIKNDHLGIINMSQLMPFSFRLENTDGVVAGNVAIELFETSVIPTESYTLINRVIEQINIVINAIIPGLQIEMINYGDQLLEDGSKGVKIELTSARRNERPIPLKYESDGIKKIISILSAMIAMYNNSSICLVVDELDAGIFEYLLGEILNVLEENAKGQFIFTSHNLRALEKLNKDSVIFTTTNAQNRYIRLTNVKSNNNLRDFYLRGISLGGQKECIYEETNSFEIGYAFKKAGKLANEN, encoded by the coding sequence ATGAAAGATGTATTTATAAGATTGCAAGAAATTAAAATAAATAATTTTAAAAATGTAGAAAAGGGCTCTATAGCATTTCAAAACTTTAATAATATAAAGAAGAATATGGAGACTTATCTATCAGATGTTTTGGGAATATACGGGCAAAATGGATCTGGTAAAACAGCATTAGTGGACTCTATGGCATTATTAAAAGAAGTTATGTCTGGAAACAAGTTAAATAAAAATATAATAAATTTAATAAATAGTAAGAGTGATGCTGCAACATTAGAATTTACATTTTTGATAAAACATAAGAATGAAAAATTTTTAGTATACTATACTTTTGAAATAAGAAAACGTAAAAGAGATGGTGTAGTAGATACAAATAAGGCAGAAGAAATATCTATAGAAATAAGTAAAGAAAGTTTATGTTATTCAAGTTTGGTTGATGGAAAATGGAAGAACAAAATAAAAATTATTGAGTATGATGTTGATGATAATAGTGTATTTAAACCTATATGCAGATATAATGAATTAATAAATCTAGATGAGGAAAATGGAATTAACTTGAGAGTCGCAAAGAAATTTGCACAAAAAGACAGTACTTCATTTATATTTAATAAGGAAAGTATAAAAGTATTTGAAAATTTTAAAAGTACTACAGATTATACTAATGTTATAAAAAGTCTAAATTATTTTGCACAGGTTAATTTATTTACAATAAAAAATGATCATTTGGGAATCATTAATATGAGTCAATTAATGCCATTTAGTTTTAGATTAGAAAATACTGATGGAGTAGTTGCTGGAAATGTTGCAATAGAGTTGTTTGAGACTTCTGTGATTCCAACGGAATCATATACTCTTATCAATAGGGTAATAGAACAAATTAATATTGTTATTAATGCAATAATACCTGGATTGCAGATTGAGATGATAAATTATGGAGATCAATTATTAGAAGATGGTTCAAAAGGAGTCAAAATAGAATTAACATCTGCTAGAAGAAATGAACGACCAATTCCTTTGAAATATGAATCGGATGGAATAAAGAAGATAATCTCTATTTTAAGTGCAATGATAGCAATGTATAATAACAGCAGTATTTGTTTAGTAGTAGATGAATTGGATGCTGGAATATTTGAATATTTACTGGGAGAAATACTTAATGTTTTAGAAGAAAATGCAAAAGGGCAATTTATTTTTACTTCACATAATTTGAGGGCTTTGGAAAAACTGAATAAGGATTCTGTTATTTTTACAACAACAAATGCTCAAAACAGATATATACGATTAACTAATGTAAAAAGCAATAATAATTTAAGAGATTTTTATTTAAGAGGAATTTCGTTGGGTGGTCAGAAAGAGTGCATATATGAGGAAACTAATAGTTTTGAAATAGGATATGCATTTAAGAAAGCAGGAAAATTAGCAAATGAAAACTAA
- a CDS encoding recombinase family protein: MNKIWNIAIYARVSTDKKDQSESIPVQVENLKKWILNKSKEDGNAIYNLIDVYEDQGTSGSSFDRESFIRMKEDIENKKINMIVTRDLSRFSRNYILAGYYLEDYFKVNNIRFISVLDNVDTESEFDNDIIPFKNILNEMYIKDCSRRVRSALLTRMERGSSIASKPPYGYKFKEVFEGNQKNIKLVPAEDDSTQVVKEIYTLYLSGWGAGKIASYLNKQEVEPPSNRVKNFARRKFGKWSNNTIMSILRNPKYGGYMVQGRYKKVSYKVKKINLMPSEDWVYGGEFEGIISKDIFERTQQMITDRSNSNYRYRNGVIHPFSGVLKCGKCGGSMAYRKKYKGYKCTNSQQGAKRCSPHSIKEISLIEIISDEIKNMIDATIDKGKVYDSYNNIKIENNFESELKSVEKELDTLDNRFKKIYEDKLEGVINERNFNHMLLSIQEKQDKLIEKKNQLVNMLNKNNTENDLLKKYKVEVDNLLEGKTIDRRLVETLIEKIVIDEIEGLKEKKVSVYFKFAK, encoded by the coding sequence ATGAATAAAATATGGAACATAGCAATTTATGCTAGAGTTTCTACAGATAAAAAAGATCAAAGTGAATCTATTCCAGTACAAGTTGAAAATTTGAAAAAATGGATATTAAATAAATCAAAGGAAGATGGAAATGCAATATATAATTTGATTGATGTTTATGAGGATCAAGGAACATCAGGATCTTCTTTTGATAGAGAATCTTTCATTAGAATGAAAGAGGATATAGAAAATAAGAAAATTAACATGATAGTAACTAGGGATTTGTCGAGATTTTCAAGAAATTATATTCTGGCTGGGTACTATCTGGAAGATTACTTTAAAGTTAACAATATTAGATTTATATCAGTTTTAGATAATGTAGATACAGAATCAGAGTTTGATAATGATATTATCCCCTTTAAGAATATATTAAATGAAATGTATATAAAGGATTGCAGCAGAAGAGTTAGATCTGCATTGCTGACACGTATGGAACGAGGTAGTAGCATTGCTAGTAAACCACCATATGGGTATAAATTTAAAGAAGTTTTTGAGGGAAATCAAAAAAATATAAAATTAGTTCCAGCCGAAGATGATAGTACTCAAGTTGTGAAAGAAATCTATACCTTATACTTGTCAGGATGGGGTGCAGGAAAAATAGCAAGTTATCTAAACAAACAAGAAGTTGAACCGCCTTCTAATAGGGTTAAAAATTTTGCTAGAAGAAAATTTGGAAAGTGGAGTAATAACACTATTATGAGCATATTAAGGAATCCTAAATATGGGGGGTATATGGTTCAGGGGAGATATAAGAAAGTTAGTTATAAGGTGAAAAAAATTAATTTGATGCCATCAGAAGATTGGGTTTATGGTGGGGAATTTGAAGGGATAATTTCTAAAGATATCTTTGAAAGAACTCAACAGATGATAACAGATCGTTCTAATAGTAATTACAGATATAGAAATGGAGTTATACATCCCTTTTCTGGTGTTCTTAAGTGTGGAAAATGTGGGGGGAGCATGGCCTATAGAAAAAAATATAAAGGATATAAATGCACAAATAGTCAACAGGGTGCAAAAAGGTGCTCACCGCATAGCATTAAAGAGATAAGCCTTATAGAAATTATTTCAGATGAAATAAAGAACATGATAGATGCAACAATAGATAAAGGTAAGGTATATGATAGTTACAATAATATAAAAATAGAAAATAACTTTGAGAGTGAATTAAAATCTGTAGAAAAAGAATTAGATACCTTGGATAATAGGTTTAAAAAAATATATGAAGATAAGTTAGAAGGAGTTATAAATGAAAGAAACTTCAATCATATGCTTCTTAGTATACAAGAAAAGCAAGATAAACTTATTGAAAAAAAAAATCAATTAGTAAATATGCTTAATAAAAATAATACTGAAAATGACTTGTTAAAAAAATATAAAGTAGAAGTAGATAATCTTTTAGAAGGAAAGACAATTGATAGACGATTAGTTGAAACTTTGATTGAAAAAATTGTTATAGATGAAATTGAAGGTCTTAAAGAGAAAAAAGTATCAGTATATTTTAAGTTCGCAAAATGA
- a CDS encoding retropepsin-like aspartic protease, whose amino-acid sequence MDIEFRNGLLFTSIEICYKGKSKVIDNIVLDTGAASSIISPDAVDDIGIYAELGDKIVSFYGVGGSMHNSFVKKIDNIKLESSIIKDLEIDFGIIDSRGEINGLLGLDILMKLGAIINLKELSINI is encoded by the coding sequence ATGGATATAGAGTTCAGAAATGGGTTACTATTTACGTCTATTGAGATATGCTATAAAGGAAAATCTAAAGTTATAGATAATATTGTTTTAGATACGGGAGCAGCATCAAGTATAATTTCACCAGATGCAGTAGATGATATAGGTATATATGCGGAATTAGGAGATAAAATAGTATCTTTTTATGGAGTAGGCGGAAGTATGCACAATTCTTTTGTGAAAAAAATTGATAATATAAAATTAGAATCATCAATTATAAAAGATTTAGAAATAGATTTTGGAATAATAGATTCTAGAGGTGAAATAAATGGTCTTTTAGGATTAGATATATTGATGAAATTAGGAGCTATTATAAATTTAAAAGAATTATCTATTAATATATAA
- the alr gene encoding alanine racemase codes for MNRLLRSVWAEIDLDAIKYNIKNIKKKVFDKKIITVVKADGYGHGALEISKVLLENGASILAVATFGEAMKLRENGIVCPIIILGYTPLTAGYWLIENNIEQTVYDYDYAYKLSKIAENLGKKAKIHIAVDTGMGRIGYFPDENSVNEIKKIKSLKGIEITGIFTHFSTSDEKDKTYTKMQLEKYNNFIKMLEKNDIHIPLKHAANSAAIMEMPETFKNLDAVRAGIILYGYYPSDEVDKNTLSIKKALTLKCSITHVKKIEKGMSVSYGRKFISTRKTKIVTLPIGYDDGYTRLLSGKAKVIINGKFAPVVGNICMDQCMVDVTDLGEVQVNDEVILLGESGNLKYDADDMASDIGSINYEIICMLKERIPRVYFQDNKIVKVVNY; via the coding sequence ATGAATAGATTACTTAGATCAGTATGGGCAGAAATTGACCTTGATGCTATAAAATATAATATAAAAAATATAAAGAAAAAAGTTTTTGATAAAAAAATCATAACAGTTGTAAAAGCTGATGGATATGGACACGGTGCTTTAGAAATTTCAAAAGTTCTTCTTGAAAATGGTGCTTCAATCCTTGCAGTTGCAACATTTGGTGAAGCAATGAAACTTAGAGAAAATGGAATTGTCTGTCCGATTATAATACTTGGATACACACCTCTTACTGCTGGATATTGGCTTATAGAAAATAATATTGAGCAGACAGTATATGATTATGATTATGCTTATAAACTATCAAAAATAGCTGAAAATTTAGGCAAGAAAGCAAAAATCCACATAGCAGTTGATACGGGAATGGGCAGAATAGGCTATTTTCCAGATGAAAATTCAGTAAATGAAATAAAAAAGATTAAATCTCTTAAAGGTATAGAAATAACAGGAATATTTACACATTTTTCTACTTCAGATGAGAAAGACAAAACTTATACAAAAATGCAGCTTGAAAAATATAATAACTTTATAAAAATGCTTGAAAAAAATGATATTCATATTCCTTTAAAACACGCTGCAAATAGTGCTGCAATAATGGAAATGCCTGAAACATTTAAAAATCTTGATGCTGTACGTGCAGGAATAATACTTTATGGATATTATCCTTCAGATGAAGTAGATAAAAATACTCTTTCTATAAAAAAAGCTCTTACTTTAAAATGCTCAATAACCCATGTTAAAAAAATTGAAAAAGGAATGTCTGTAAGCTATGGAAGGAAATTTATATCTACAAGAAAAACAAAAATCGTAACTCTTCCAATAGGCTATGATGACGGCTATACAAGACTTTTAAGTGGAAAAGCAAAAGTAATAATAAATGGAAAATTTGCTCCTGTTGTAGGAAATATATGTATGGATCAATGTATGGTAGACGTCACAGATTTAGGTGAAGTACAAGTTAATGATGAAGTAATACTTCTTGGTGAAAGCGGCAATTTAAAATATGATGCTGATGATATGGCTTCTGATATCGGAAGTATTAATTATGAAATTATCTGTATGCTTAAAGAAAGAATTCCTAGAGTATATTTTCAAGATAATAAAATAGTAAAAGTTGTTAATTACTAA
- a CDS encoding PLP-dependent aminotransferase family protein — protein MIFSTLTLNSDSPIYIQIVNHVLNSIKTGELKKGSKLPSTREAGKFLKVSRNSVLTAYEYLESREITATKKGVGTFVLAESKTEFTSKNIDYLSNINSYAKSLRDLDIMKKDHKYKKGMISFKSIAPNSDLFNTDDFKRALMDAWTFEENNLLNYGYAKGYKPLIDYFFEYMNEKRADKTNKDILITNGFTEAFDILISSITNKGDTILCEEPTHNTALKIMKSYGLNIVQIPMDKDGIIIENLEEKVSLENIKLAYLIPSYNNPTGIVTKSDRRKKIFEILNRNNIPIIEDGFNEELLYSSSPIDPLISLSGRGNGVIYIGSLSKILFPGLRIGWIFADSKLIDILESVKRGRTIHSSFLDQSVFYYYLKSGAFNRYLKQVKKYYKDKFTLVTDMINKYIPYEYMTGEGGLHVFLKLKNNISSDKLLDMCYKDNVIFMAGDIFFADTSKGKDTLRIGFGHVSDEEIKRGIKIIGKNIKKISSLQ, from the coding sequence ATGATTTTCTCAACTCTTACACTAAATAGTGACAGTCCTATTTATATCCAGATAGTCAATCATGTGTTAAATTCAATAAAAACTGGTGAACTAAAAAAAGGTAGCAAACTTCCTTCAACAAGAGAAGCTGGAAAGTTTTTAAAAGTAAGCAGAAACTCTGTTTTAACAGCGTATGAATATCTTGAAAGCAGAGAAATAACAGCAACTAAAAAAGGTGTTGGTACATTTGTACTTGCAGAATCTAAAACTGAATTTACATCAAAGAATATCGATTATCTTTCTAATATAAACAGTTATGCTAAAAGCCTTAGAGATCTTGATATAATGAAAAAAGATCATAAATACAAAAAGGGAATGATATCTTTTAAGTCAATAGCTCCAAATTCAGACCTTTTTAATACTGATGATTTTAAACGTGCACTTATGGATGCTTGGACTTTTGAAGAAAACAACCTTTTAAATTATGGATATGCTAAAGGATATAAGCCTCTTATAGATTATTTTTTTGAATATATGAACGAAAAAAGAGCTGACAAAACTAACAAAGATATACTTATAACTAACGGATTTACAGAAGCATTTGATATACTTATAAGTTCTATTACAAATAAAGGTGATACAATTTTATGCGAAGAACCTACTCATAATACTGCTCTTAAAATCATGAAATCATATGGACTTAATATAGTCCAAATTCCTATGGACAAAGATGGTATTATAATAGAAAACCTTGAAGAAAAAGTATCTTTAGAAAATATAAAACTTGCGTATCTTATCCCCTCTTACAACAATCCTACAGGAATTGTAACAAAATCAGACAGAAGAAAGAAGATATTTGAAATCTTAAATAGAAATAATATTCCTATAATTGAAGATGGATTTAATGAAGAGCTTTTATATTCAAGCTCACCAATTGATCCTTTAATATCACTTTCTGGCAGGGGAAACGGAGTAATATATATAGGCAGCCTTTCAAAAATATTATTTCCAGGTCTTAGAATAGGCTGGATATTTGCAGATTCAAAGCTTATAGACATCTTAGAGAGCGTAAAAAGAGGAAGAACAATACACTCTTCATTTTTAGACCAAAGTGTATTTTACTATTATTTAAAAAGCGGTGCATTTAATAGATATTTAAAACAGGTAAAAAAATATTATAAAGATAAATTTACGCTTGTAACAGATATGATAAATAAATACATTCCTTATGAATATATGACAGGTGAAGGCGGGCTTCATGTATTTTTAAAGCTAAAAAACAACATAAGTTCAGATAAACTTCTTGATATGTGCTATAAAGATAACGTAATATTTATGGCTGGAGATATATTTTTTGCAGATACTTCAAAAGGAAAAGATACATTAAGAATAGGCTTTGGACATGTAAGTGACGAAGAGATAAAGCGTGGAATTAAGATAATAGGAAAAAACATTAAAAAAATCAGCAGTTTACAATAA
- a CDS encoding zinc dependent phospholipase C family protein, with translation MMTTHRIVAQNILKNANSKKVYLINHNRFIWGAVKPDCVPKYKFKKHYYNESIEMILSKISYVSSLSIEDILYNISVEKFSEELGVICHFLCDFFCAPHYYRWEFKSTAAVKKHMVYEKRLAGVAKRYRPESSIDINIKYHSVRQVVVKLQHMYAGKLDYKNDLKFSYYICDNVINMILDNVYVNENRKVREYAM, from the coding sequence ATGATGACAACTCATAGAATAGTTGCTCAGAATATTTTAAAAAATGCAAACAGTAAAAAAGTTTATCTTATAAATCATAATAGGTTCATATGGGGAGCGGTTAAACCAGATTGTGTTCCTAAGTATAAATTTAAGAAACATTATTATAACGAAAGTATAGAGATGATATTATCTAAGATATCATATGTATCATCACTTTCAATTGAAGATATATTATATAATATATCAGTTGAAAAATTTAGTGAAGAGCTTGGCGTTATATGTCATTTCTTATGTGACTTTTTTTGTGCACCTCATTATTATAGATGGGAGTTTAAGAGCACAGCTGCAGTAAAGAAGCATATGGTTTATGAAAAAAGACTTGCAGGGGTAGCTAAAAGATATAGACCAGAAAGTTCTATAGATATTAATATTAAGTATCATTCAGTAAGACAGGTTGTTGTAAAGCTTCAGCATATGTATGCTGGAAAGTTAGATTATAAAAACGATCTTAAATTCTCATATTATATATGTGATAATGTTATTAACATGATACTTGATAATGTATACGTAAATGAAAACAGAAAAGTAAGAGAATACGCTATGTAA